The genomic DNA ACTGCAGCACTCCCTTGAGCTCGCGGCGGCGTCCGGCCTCGATGAACCCGACCCGAAGGTGTCGTTGATGTCGACGCCCAGGCCAGCGCTGTCGATCAGCGTCAGCGATGCCACCCGGTCGGACCGGTGCGCGGCGGCGCGCAGCGCACGGCCCACCCATCGAATGGCCGACCAGGTGGACGCGACCGACCCCGAGCGCGTCGAGGAGACTGCACAGCGCCGACACCGGTTCGTCGAAGCTCGATACGTCCTTACCGGACGCGCCGTGGCCGGGCGGGTCGACCGCGTAGGTGGTCCGGCCCTCCGACAGCTTCTCCGTCGTGAGCAGCCACGTGTTCAGGTCGCCGGCGAAGCCGTGGACGACGACCGGCGTCACCGTCGCCCCCTCCAGGGATTGCAGGTCACGGCCGTCTGCCGGGTCCTCCTCCCTGTACTCTGGCCGCACGGTAGGACGGAGGAGGTTGCAGCAACGTTGCGCCGGGCGGTTGACGACGCGCACGGCCTCGGTCACGCTACGGCGGGACCATCTGGAACGGTGTCGAGGCGAGCACGTGGCCACACCATGCGCGACGCCCTCCTTGCAGTTGACGTTGCCACCGACCTGCGCGCTCACGCCCGTGACCTGCGGCGCTGGTGGAACGCGATGTTCTCGGGTGCCGCGGTCACGCCGCCCGTGCGTCCCGTGATCGCGCGCTGGTGGTCCCGGATGGCGAGTGCGGGAGTCGATCCGGCGCGCCTGTGCCCGCGGGCGGCGCTGGCGATCGACGCGCTCGCCGACGCCCGCGCATCGTCGCCGTTGCGCACGACGCTGCCCGCCCTGCGCCGCCACCTCGGAATGATCGCCGATGACGCTGAGCGCATGATGGTCCTGTGCGACGTGATCGGATGCATCCTGTGGCTCGAGGGCCATCCCCGGGTGCTCGAGCAGGCGAAGGGCATCACGTTCGAGCCGGGCATGCTGTGGACCGAACGCAGCGCTGGCACCAATGCGATCGGCACGGCGCTGGCGATCGACCACCCGGTGCAGGTCTTCTCAGCCGAGCACGTCCTGCCTGAGCAGCGTCCGTGGTGCTGGGCGTCGTCGCTGCACGACCCGGTGACCGGTGATCTGCTCGGCGTCGTCGACCTCAGTGGCCCGCAGCGCACTGCGCTCCCCTACAGCGTGACCCTGGTCACCGCAGCGGCCAGGATCGCCGAGGCGGCGCTGCACGAGCGTCAGCTCGAGCGCGACAACAGGCTGCGACAGACCTACCTCGATGGCATCCGGCGGACCCGTGGGGCGTCCAGCGCGCTGATCGATGAACGTGGTCGCGTCCTGCTCGCGATGCCAGCGTCGTGGGTGTCAGGCGTGGTCGGCACGCCGGTCGCCCCAGGGCGGATCCGTCTGCCTACGGGCGATGTCGCCGAAGCGGAGCCGCTCCGTGACGGTGCGTGGGTGCTGTGGGGCGTTGACCGCGTGACCGCCCGATCCACCCCGCAGCGTCCGCGACTGTACGTCCGCCGCCTCGGCAGGCACGGCCGAACCGTCGCCGTCGGTGACGCGCCGCCCCGGTCGCTCAGCCTCCGCCAGGCGGAGGCGATCGCACCGCTCGTCCTGCACCTCGATGGGCTGTCCGCGGAGCAGCCGACGCTGCACTGTACGGCGACGCGGGCAAGCCTGTGGTGCGGGCGCTGATGTCGTGGCTGCGCACGCTGTTCGGTGGCTGCCTGCGTGCGCCCCCCTGCCGGCTCGACGCCGAGGTCGACGCTGACGTCCGCGAGGTGCATGCGCTGCTCGCGGCGGGAGAGGTGACTCGCCCGCTACCGCGGACCGTTGCTCGCCGACTCGGCGGTCGAGCGCATCGTCGCGGCACGAGACGAGCTCGCGGCGGCGACGCGCCGCGCGGTGTTGGACGCTGGCGACGACGCCCTGGACGTGGCTGGACACGGATCACGGCCGCGACGACGTCGATGCCATGCACCGCTTCGAACGCGTGGCCGACCCCGACGATCCGCGACGCGACGCGGCCGCGGCGCGCCTACGGCTCCTCGAGGCTGCCAACCTGCCCGCATGACGTCCACCGGTCA from Euzebyales bacterium includes the following:
- a CDS encoding GAF domain-containing protein — translated: MRDALLAVDVATDLRAHARDLRRWWNAMFSGAAVTPPVRPVIARWWSRMASAGVDPARLCPRAALAIDALADARASSPLRTTLPALRRHLGMIADDAERMMVLCDVIGCILWLEGHPRVLEQAKGITFEPGMLWTERSAGTNAIGTALAIDHPVQVFSAEHVLPEQRPWCWASSLHDPVTGDLLGVVDLSGPQRTALPYSVTLVTAAARIAEAALHERQLERDNRLRQTYLDGIRRTRGASSALIDERGRVLLAMPASWVSGVVGTPVAPGRIRLPTGDVAEAEPLRDGAWVLWGVDRVTARSTPQRPRLYVRRLGRHGRTVAVGDAPPRSLSLRQAEAIAPLVLHLDGLSAEQPTLHCTATRASLWCGR
- a CDS encoding alpha/beta fold hydrolase, producing the protein MTPVVVHGFAGDLNTWLLTTEKLSEGRTTYAVDPPGHGASGKDVSSFDEPVSALCSLLDALGVGRVHLVGHSMGGPCAARRRAPVRPGGIADADRQRWPGRRHQRHLRVGFIEAGRRRELKGVLQLLFADPDLVTRRLVDDVLRYKRKDGVDAALRALAAELCPEGGQALDLRPDLERLAIPVLVIRGVDDWVVPASHAQGLPDHVEVHVLDGQGHSPHMEAANDVNRLTGASSPHTIDRRYPRGSR